From Anopheles arabiensis isolate DONGOLA chromosome 3, AaraD3, whole genome shotgun sequence, a single genomic window includes:
- the LOC120900682 gene encoding serine-rich adhesin for platelets-like isoform X1 yields MEFKRTLLLTMLTTSSFFLHVSASFICPKYDTSRQLSSLYAMPHSQTGYVTCVGRIKIAAHCPEGSVWSDAVKTCVRQYSSSGVQERTRRDTAIETVTTCATVCPQVFDPRKLVLVEHSSCTKYNLCVLGLMLTVSCPNDLRFNKERCECDFKEKVYCEGEDPVTTTVDYSSTTDATTVYDSTTKDSTTEESTTEVATSESTTEDSTTEESTTEVATSESTTEESTTEEATTEVIVSESTTEDSTTEESTTEVATSESTTEDSTTEESTTEVTVSESTTEDSTTEESTTQVATSESTTEDSTTAESTTEVATSESTTEESTTEESTTEVTDSTTEESTTEVATSESTTEDSTTEEATTEVTVSESTTEDSTTEESTTEVVTSESTTEDSTTEESTTEVATSESTTEDSTTEEATTEVTVSESTTEDSTTEESTTKVATSASTTEESTTEESTTEVTVSESTTEDSTTEESTTEAATSESTTEDSTTEEATTEVTVSESTTEDSTTEESTTEVATSDSTTEESTTEESTTEVTVSESTTEDSITEESTTEAATSESTTEDSTTEEATTEVTVSESTTEDSTTEEATTEVTISESTTEDSTTEESTTEAATSESTTEDSTTEEATTEVTVSESTTEDSTTEESTTEVATSDSTTEDSITEESTTEVTVSESTTEDSTTEESTTEAATSESTTEDSTTEEATTEVTVSESTTEDSTTEESTTEVATSDSTTEESTTEESTTEVTVSESTTEDSITEESTTEAATSESTTEDSTTEEATTEVTVSESTTEDSITEESTTEVTVSESTTEDFTTEESTTEAATSESTTEDSTTEEATTEVATSESTTEDSTTEEATTEVTVSESTTEDSTTEESTTEAATSESTTEDSTTEEATTEVTVSESTTEDSTTEESTTEVATSESTTEDSITEESTTEVTVSESTTEDSTTEESTAEVATSESTTEDSTTAESTTEVVTSVSTTEDSTTEESTTEVATSESTTKESTTEESSTEVSVTDSTTEDSTTEESTTEVATSESTTEDSTTEESTTEVTVSTASSTSEVPTSESTTEASTQSISLSTIEVTPDETTSSSSTETTTALPVSSSTERTPVSGAEIVTGISKAFEKVSSIFETLAKIFASAIKSN; encoded by the exons atGGAGTTTAAACGGACACTTCTGCTTACGATGCTGACAACATCATCTTTCTTCCTGCATGTGTCGGCAAGCTTCATTTGCCCAAAGTATGACACTTCACGACAGTTATCTTCTCTATACGCAATGCCTCACAGCCAAACGGGCTATGTGACATGTGTTGGAAGGATCAAAATCGCTGCCCACTGTCCGGAGGGATCGGTGTGGAGTGATGCAGTGAAAACATGCGTTCGACAATACTCCTCCTCGGGAGTTCAGGAGCGAACGAGACGAGATACCGCAATAGAAACAGTGACCACATGTGCAACGGTTTGCCCGCAAGTGTTCGATCCGAGGAAGCTTGTGCTTGTGGAGCATAGTTCTTGTACGAAATATAATCTGTGCGTTCTTGGGCTGATGCTGACTGTATCGTGCCCGAATGATTTGCGGTTCAATAAGGAGCGGTGTGAATGTGATTTCAAGGAAAAGGTTTATTGTGAAGGTGAAGATCCCGTGACGACAACAGTGGATTATTCATCAACCACCGATGCGACGACAGTTTATgattcaacaacaaaagatTCCACAACAGAAGAGTCTACCACTGAAGTCGCAACATCCGAGTCAACGACAGAAGATTCTACAACAGAAGAATCTACTACTGAGGTCGCAACATCCGAGTCAACGACAGAAGAGTCCACTACAGAAGAGGCTACCACTGAGGTGATAGTATCCGAGTCCACGACAGAAGATTCTACAACTGAAGAATCTACCACTGAAGTCGCAACATCCGAGTCTACGACGGAGGATTCGACAACAGAGGAGTCCACCACTGAGGTGACAGTATCCGAGTCCACGACAGAAGATTCGACAACAGAAGAATCTACCACTCAAGTCGCAACATCCGAGTCTACGACGGAGGATTCTACAACAGCAGAATCTACCACTGAGGTCGCAACATCCGAGTCAACGACAGAAGAGTCCACTACAGAAGAGTCTACCACTGAGGTGACAGATTCGACAACAGAAGAATCTACCACTGAAGTCGCAACATCCGAGTCTACGACGGAGGATTCTACAACAGAAGAGGCTACCACTGAAGTTACAGTATCCGAGTCTACTACGGAGGATTCTACAACTGAAGAATCTACCACTGAGGTCGTAACATCCGAGTCAACGACGGAGGATTCTACAACAGAAGAGTCTACCACTGAGGTCGCAAC ATCCGAGTCTACGACGGAGGATTCTACAACAGAAGAGGCTACCACTGAAGTTACAGTATCCGAGTCTACTACGGAGGATTCTACAACTGAAGAATCTACCACTAAGGTCGCAACATCCGCGTCAACGACAGAAGAGTCCACTACAGAAGAGTCTACCACTGAGGTGACAGTATCTGAGTCCACGACAGAAGATTCTACAACTGAAGAATCTACTACTGAAGCCGCAACATCCGAGTCAACGACGGAGGATTCGACAACAGAAGAGGCTACCACTGAAGTTACAGTATCCGAGTCTACTACGGAGGATTCTACAACTGAAGAATCTACCACTGAGGTCGCAACATCCGATTCAACGACAGAAGAGTCCACTACAGAAGAGTCTACCACTGAGGTGACAGTATCCGAGTCCACGACAGAAGATTCTATAACTGAAGAATCTACCACTGAAGCCGCAACATCCGAGTCTACGACGGAGGATTCTACAACAGAAGAGGCTACCACTGAAGTTACAGTATCCGAGTCTACTACGGAGGATTCTACAACAGAAGAGGCTACCACTGAAGTTACAATATCCGAGTCTACTACGGAGGATTCTACAACTGAAGAATCTACTACTGAAGCCGCAACATCCGAGTCAACGACGGAGGATTCGACAACAGAAGAGGCTACCACTGAAGTTACAGTATCCGAGTCTACTACGGAGGATTCTACAACTGAAGAATCTACCACTGAGGTCGCAACATCCGATTCTACGACGGAGGATTCGATAACAGAGGAGTCCACCACTGAGGTGACAGTATCCGAGTCCACGACAGAAGATTCTACAACTGAAGAATCTACCACTGAAGCCGCAACATCCGAGTCAACGACGGAGGATTCGACAACAGAAGAGGCTACCACTGAAGTTACAGTATCCGAGTCTACTACGGAGGATTCTACAACTGAAGAATCTACCACTGAGGTCGCAACATCCGATTCAACGACAGAAGAGTCCACTACAGAAGAGTCTACCACTGAGGTGACAGTATCCGAGTCCACGACAGAAGATTCTATAACTGAAGAATCTACTACTGAAGCCGCAACATCCGAGTCTACGACGGAGGATTCTACAACAGAAGAGGCTACCACTGAAGTTACAGTATCCGAGTCTACTACGGAGGATTCGATAACAGAGGAGTCCACCACTGAGGTGACAGTATCCGAGTCCACGACAGAAGATTTTACAACTGAAGAATCTACTACTGAAGCCGCAACATCCGAGTCAACGACGGAGGATTCGACAACAGAAGAGGCTACCACTGAAGTCGCAACATCCGAGTCTACGACGGAGGATTCTACAACAGAAGAGGCTACCACTGAAGTTACAGTATCCGAGTCTACTACGGAGGATTCTACAACTGAAGAATCTACTACTGAAGCCGCAACATCCGAGTCAACGACGGAGGATTCGACAACAGAAGAGGCTACCACTGAAGTTACAGTATCCGAGTCTACTACGGAGGATTCTACAACTGAAGAATCTACCACTGAGGTCGCAACATCCGAGTCTACGACGGAGGATTCGATAACAGAGGAGTCCACCACTGAGGTGACAGTATCCGAGTCCACGACAGAAGATTCTACAACTGAAGAATCTACCGCTGAAGTCGCAACATCCGAGTCTACTACGGAGGATTCTACAACAGCAGAATCTACCACTGAGGTCGTAACATCCGTGTCAACGACGGAAGATTCTACAACAGAAGAGTCTACCACTGAGGTCGCAACATCCGAGTCAACGACAAAAGAATCCACTACAGAAGAATCTTCCACTGAAGTTTCAGTAACTGACTCAACTACAGAAGATTCAACAACAGAAGAGTCTACCACTGAGGTCGCAACATCCGAGTCTACGACGGAAGATTCTACTACAGAAGAGTCCACCACTGAAGTGACAGTATCCACTGCATCTTCAACATCTGAAGTGCCTACATCCGAATCAACAACGGAAGCGTCAACTCAATCGATATCATTATCAACGATTGAAGTAACACCAGATGAAACGACTTCAAGTTCCTCCACAGAAACAACAACTGCTCTCCCAGTATCTTCAAGTACGGAGAGAACGCCAGTGTCGGGTGCCGAAATTGTTACCGGCATTTCAAAAGCGTTTGAAAAAGTGTCGAgcatttttgaaacattagCCAAAATATTTGCATCGGCCATTAAGAGCAACTAG
- the LOC120900682 gene encoding serine-rich adhesin for platelets-like isoform X3, whose protein sequence is MEFKRTLLLTMLTTSSFFLHVSASFICPKYDTSRQLSSLYAMPHSQTGYVTCVGRIKIAAHCPEGSVWSDAVKTCVRQYSSSGVQERTRRDTAIETVTTCATVCPQVFDPRKLVLVEHSSCTKYNLCVLGLMLTVSCPNDLRFNKERCECDFKEKVYCEGEDPVTTTVDYSSTTDATTVYDSTTKDSTTEESTTEVATSESTTEDSTTEESTTEVATSESTTEESTTEEATTEVIVSESTTEDSTTEESTTEVATSESTTEDSTTEESTTEVATSESTTEDSTTEEATTEVTVSESTTEDSTTEESTTEVVTSESTTEDSTTEESTTEVATSESTTEDSTTEEATTEVTVSESTTEDSTTEESTTKVATSASTTEESTTEESTTEVTVSESTTEDSTTEESTTEAATSESTTEDSTTEEATTEVTVSESTTEDSTTEESTTEVATSDSTTEESTTEESTTEVTVSESTTEDSITEESTTEAATSESTTEDSTTEEATTEVTVSESTTEDSTTEEATTEVTISESTTEDSTTEESTTEAATSESTTEDSTTEEATTEVTVSESTTEDSTTEESTTEVATSDSTTEDSITEESTTEVTVSESTTEDSTTEESTTEAATSESTTEDSTTEEATTEVTVSESTTEDSTTEESTTEVATSDSTTEESTTEESTTEVTVSESTTEDSITEESTTEAATSESTTEDSTTEEATTEVTVSESTTEDSITEESTTEVTVSESTTEDFTTEESTTEAATSESTTEDSTTEEATTEVATSESTTEDSTTEEATTEVTVSESTTEDSTTEESTTEAATSESTTEDSTTEEATTEVTVSESTTEDSTTEESTTEVATSESTTEDSITEESTTEVTVSESTTEDSTTEESTAEVATSESTTEDSTTAESTTEVVTSVSTTEDSTTEESTTEVATSESTTKESTTEESSTEVSVTDSTTEDSTTEESTTEVATSESTTEDSTTEESTTEVTVSTASSTSEVPTSESTTEASTQSISLSTIEVTPDETTSSSSTETTTALPVSSSTERTPVSGAEIVTGISKAFEKVSSIFETLAKIFASAIKSN, encoded by the exons atGGAGTTTAAACGGACACTTCTGCTTACGATGCTGACAACATCATCTTTCTTCCTGCATGTGTCGGCAAGCTTCATTTGCCCAAAGTATGACACTTCACGACAGTTATCTTCTCTATACGCAATGCCTCACAGCCAAACGGGCTATGTGACATGTGTTGGAAGGATCAAAATCGCTGCCCACTGTCCGGAGGGATCGGTGTGGAGTGATGCAGTGAAAACATGCGTTCGACAATACTCCTCCTCGGGAGTTCAGGAGCGAACGAGACGAGATACCGCAATAGAAACAGTGACCACATGTGCAACGGTTTGCCCGCAAGTGTTCGATCCGAGGAAGCTTGTGCTTGTGGAGCATAGTTCTTGTACGAAATATAATCTGTGCGTTCTTGGGCTGATGCTGACTGTATCGTGCCCGAATGATTTGCGGTTCAATAAGGAGCGGTGTGAATGTGATTTCAAGGAAAAGGTTTATTGTGAAGGTGAAGATCCCGTGACGACAACAGTGGATTATTCATCAACCACCGATGCGACGACAGTTTATgattcaacaacaaaagatTCCACAACAGAAGAGTCTACCACTGAAGTCGCAACATCCGAGTCAACGACAGAAGATTCTACAACAGAAGAATCTACTACTGAGGTCGCAACATCCGAGTCAACGACAGAAGAGTCCACTACAGAAGAGGCTACCACTGAGGTGATAGTATCCGAGTCCACGACAGAAGATTCTACAACTGAAGAATCTACCACTGAAGTCGCAACATCCGAGTCTACGACGGAGG ATTCGACAACAGAAGAATCTACCACTGAAGTCGCAACATCCGAGTCTACGACGGAGGATTCTACAACAGAAGAGGCTACCACTGAAGTTACAGTATCCGAGTCTACTACGGAGGATTCTACAACTGAAGAATCTACCACTGAGGTCGTAACATCCGAGTCAACGACGGAGGATTCTACAACAGAAGAGTCTACCACTGAGGTCGCAAC ATCCGAGTCTACGACGGAGGATTCTACAACAGAAGAGGCTACCACTGAAGTTACAGTATCCGAGTCTACTACGGAGGATTCTACAACTGAAGAATCTACCACTAAGGTCGCAACATCCGCGTCAACGACAGAAGAGTCCACTACAGAAGAGTCTACCACTGAGGTGACAGTATCTGAGTCCACGACAGAAGATTCTACAACTGAAGAATCTACTACTGAAGCCGCAACATCCGAGTCAACGACGGAGGATTCGACAACAGAAGAGGCTACCACTGAAGTTACAGTATCCGAGTCTACTACGGAGGATTCTACAACTGAAGAATCTACCACTGAGGTCGCAACATCCGATTCAACGACAGAAGAGTCCACTACAGAAGAGTCTACCACTGAGGTGACAGTATCCGAGTCCACGACAGAAGATTCTATAACTGAAGAATCTACCACTGAAGCCGCAACATCCGAGTCTACGACGGAGGATTCTACAACAGAAGAGGCTACCACTGAAGTTACAGTATCCGAGTCTACTACGGAGGATTCTACAACAGAAGAGGCTACCACTGAAGTTACAATATCCGAGTCTACTACGGAGGATTCTACAACTGAAGAATCTACTACTGAAGCCGCAACATCCGAGTCAACGACGGAGGATTCGACAACAGAAGAGGCTACCACTGAAGTTACAGTATCCGAGTCTACTACGGAGGATTCTACAACTGAAGAATCTACCACTGAGGTCGCAACATCCGATTCTACGACGGAGGATTCGATAACAGAGGAGTCCACCACTGAGGTGACAGTATCCGAGTCCACGACAGAAGATTCTACAACTGAAGAATCTACCACTGAAGCCGCAACATCCGAGTCAACGACGGAGGATTCGACAACAGAAGAGGCTACCACTGAAGTTACAGTATCCGAGTCTACTACGGAGGATTCTACAACTGAAGAATCTACCACTGAGGTCGCAACATCCGATTCAACGACAGAAGAGTCCACTACAGAAGAGTCTACCACTGAGGTGACAGTATCCGAGTCCACGACAGAAGATTCTATAACTGAAGAATCTACTACTGAAGCCGCAACATCCGAGTCTACGACGGAGGATTCTACAACAGAAGAGGCTACCACTGAAGTTACAGTATCCGAGTCTACTACGGAGGATTCGATAACAGAGGAGTCCACCACTGAGGTGACAGTATCCGAGTCCACGACAGAAGATTTTACAACTGAAGAATCTACTACTGAAGCCGCAACATCCGAGTCAACGACGGAGGATTCGACAACAGAAGAGGCTACCACTGAAGTCGCAACATCCGAGTCTACGACGGAGGATTCTACAACAGAAGAGGCTACCACTGAAGTTACAGTATCCGAGTCTACTACGGAGGATTCTACAACTGAAGAATCTACTACTGAAGCCGCAACATCCGAGTCAACGACGGAGGATTCGACAACAGAAGAGGCTACCACTGAAGTTACAGTATCCGAGTCTACTACGGAGGATTCTACAACTGAAGAATCTACCACTGAGGTCGCAACATCCGAGTCTACGACGGAGGATTCGATAACAGAGGAGTCCACCACTGAGGTGACAGTATCCGAGTCCACGACAGAAGATTCTACAACTGAAGAATCTACCGCTGAAGTCGCAACATCCGAGTCTACTACGGAGGATTCTACAACAGCAGAATCTACCACTGAGGTCGTAACATCCGTGTCAACGACGGAAGATTCTACAACAGAAGAGTCTACCACTGAGGTCGCAACATCCGAGTCAACGACAAAAGAATCCACTACAGAAGAATCTTCCACTGAAGTTTCAGTAACTGACTCAACTACAGAAGATTCAACAACAGAAGAGTCTACCACTGAGGTCGCAACATCCGAGTCTACGACGGAAGATTCTACTACAGAAGAGTCCACCACTGAAGTGACAGTATCCACTGCATCTTCAACATCTGAAGTGCCTACATCCGAATCAACAACGGAAGCGTCAACTCAATCGATATCATTATCAACGATTGAAGTAACACCAGATGAAACGACTTCAAGTTCCTCCACAGAAACAACAACTGCTCTCCCAGTATCTTCAAGTACGGAGAGAACGCCAGTGTCGGGTGCCGAAATTGTTACCGGCATTTCAAAAGCGTTTGAAAAAGTGTCGAgcatttttgaaacattagCCAAAATATTTGCATCGGCCATTAAGAGCAACTAG
- the LOC120900682 gene encoding serine-rich adhesin for platelets-like isoform X2 encodes MEFKRTLLLTMLTTSSFFLHVSASFICPKYDTSRQLSSLYAMPHSQTGYVTCVGRIKIAAHCPEGSVWSDAVKTCVRQYSSSGVQERTRRDTAIETVTTCATVCPQVFDPRKLVLVEHSSCTKYNLCVLGLMLTVSCPNDLRFNKERCECDFKEKVYCEGEDPVTTTVDYSSTTDATTVYDSTTKDSTTEESTTEVATSESTTEDSTTEESTTEVATSESTTEESTTEEATTEVIVSESTTEDSTTEESTTEVATSESTTEDSTTEESTTEVTVSESTTEDSTTEESTTQVATSESTTEDSTTAESTTEVATSESTTEESTTEESTTEVTDSTTEESTTEVATSESTTEDSTTEEATTEVTVSESTTEDSTTEESTTEVATSESTTEDSTTEEATTEVTVSESTTEDSTTEESTTKVATSASTTEESTTEESTTEVTVSESTTEDSTTEESTTEAATSESTTEDSTTEEATTEVTVSESTTEDSTTEESTTEVATSDSTTEESTTEESTTEVTVSESTTEDSITEESTTEAATSESTTEDSTTEEATTEVTVSESTTEDSTTEEATTEVTISESTTEDSTTEESTTEAATSESTTEDSTTEEATTEVTVSESTTEDSTTEESTTEVATSDSTTEDSITEESTTEVTVSESTTEDSTTEESTTEAATSESTTEDSTTEEATTEVTVSESTTEDSTTEESTTEVATSDSTTEESTTEESTTEVTVSESTTEDSITEESTTEAATSESTTEDSTTEEATTEVTVSESTTEDSITEESTTEVTVSESTTEDFTTEESTTEAATSESTTEDSTTEEATTEVATSESTTEDSTTEEATTEVTVSESTTEDSTTEESTTEAATSESTTEDSTTEEATTEVTVSESTTEDSTTEESTTEVATSESTTEDSITEESTTEVTVSESTTEDSTTEESTAEVATSESTTEDSTTAESTTEVVTSVSTTEDSTTEESTTEVATSESTTKESTTEESSTEVSVTDSTTEDSTTEESTTEVATSESTTEDSTTEESTTEVTVSTASSTSEVPTSESTTEASTQSISLSTIEVTPDETTSSSSTETTTALPVSSSTERTPVSGAEIVTGISKAFEKVSSIFETLAKIFASAIKSN; translated from the exons atGGAGTTTAAACGGACACTTCTGCTTACGATGCTGACAACATCATCTTTCTTCCTGCATGTGTCGGCAAGCTTCATTTGCCCAAAGTATGACACTTCACGACAGTTATCTTCTCTATACGCAATGCCTCACAGCCAAACGGGCTATGTGACATGTGTTGGAAGGATCAAAATCGCTGCCCACTGTCCGGAGGGATCGGTGTGGAGTGATGCAGTGAAAACATGCGTTCGACAATACTCCTCCTCGGGAGTTCAGGAGCGAACGAGACGAGATACCGCAATAGAAACAGTGACCACATGTGCAACGGTTTGCCCGCAAGTGTTCGATCCGAGGAAGCTTGTGCTTGTGGAGCATAGTTCTTGTACGAAATATAATCTGTGCGTTCTTGGGCTGATGCTGACTGTATCGTGCCCGAATGATTTGCGGTTCAATAAGGAGCGGTGTGAATGTGATTTCAAGGAAAAGGTTTATTGTGAAGGTGAAGATCCCGTGACGACAACAGTGGATTATTCATCAACCACCGATGCGACGACAGTTTATgattcaacaacaaaagatTCCACAACAGAAGAGTCTACCACTGAAGTCGCAACATCCGAGTCAACGACAGAAGATTCTACAACAGAAGAATCTACTACTGAGGTCGCAACATCCGAGTCAACGACAGAAGAGTCCACTACAGAAGAGGCTACCACTGAGGTGATAGTATCCGAGTCCACGACAGAAGATTCTACAACTGAAGAATCTACCACTGAAGTCGCAACATCCGAGTCTACGACGGAGGATTCGACAACAGAGGAGTCCACCACTGAGGTGACAGTATCCGAGTCCACGACAGAAGATTCGACAACAGAAGAATCTACCACTCAAGTCGCAACATCCGAGTCTACGACGGAGGATTCTACAACAGCAGAATCTACCACTGAGGTCGCAACATCCGAGTCAACGACAGAAGAGTCCACTACAGAAGAGTCTACCACTGAGGTGACAGATTCGACAACAGAAGAATCTACCACTGAAGTCGCAACATCCGAGTCTACGACGGAGGATTCTACAACAGAAGAGGCTACCACTGAAGTTACAGTATCCGAGTCTACTACGGAGG ATTCGACAACAGAAGAATCTACCACTGAAGTCGCAACATCCGAGTCTACGACGGAGGATTCTACAACAGAAGAGGCTACCACTGAAGTTACAGTATCCGAGTCTACTACGGAGGATTCTACAACTGAAGAATCTACCACTAAGGTCGCAACATCCGCGTCAACGACAGAAGAGTCCACTACAGAAGAGTCTACCACTGAGGTGACAGTATCTGAGTCCACGACAGAAGATTCTACAACTGAAGAATCTACTACTGAAGCCGCAACATCCGAGTCAACGACGGAGGATTCGACAACAGAAGAGGCTACCACTGAAGTTACAGTATCCGAGTCTACTACGGAGGATTCTACAACTGAAGAATCTACCACTGAGGTCGCAACATCCGATTCAACGACAGAAGAGTCCACTACAGAAGAGTCTACCACTGAGGTGACAGTATCCGAGTCCACGACAGAAGATTCTATAACTGAAGAATCTACCACTGAAGCCGCAACATCCGAGTCTACGACGGAGGATTCTACAACAGAAGAGGCTACCACTGAAGTTACAGTATCCGAGTCTACTACGGAGGATTCTACAACAGAAGAGGCTACCACTGAAGTTACAATATCCGAGTCTACTACGGAGGATTCTACAACTGAAGAATCTACTACTGAAGCCGCAACATCCGAGTCAACGACGGAGGATTCGACAACAGAAGAGGCTACCACTGAAGTTACAGTATCCGAGTCTACTACGGAGGATTCTACAACTGAAGAATCTACCACTGAGGTCGCAACATCCGATTCTACGACGGAGGATTCGATAACAGAGGAGTCCACCACTGAGGTGACAGTATCCGAGTCCACGACAGAAGATTCTACAACTGAAGAATCTACCACTGAAGCCGCAACATCCGAGTCAACGACGGAGGATTCGACAACAGAAGAGGCTACCACTGAAGTTACAGTATCCGAGTCTACTACGGAGGATTCTACAACTGAAGAATCTACCACTGAGGTCGCAACATCCGATTCAACGACAGAAGAGTCCACTACAGAAGAGTCTACCACTGAGGTGACAGTATCCGAGTCCACGACAGAAGATTCTATAACTGAAGAATCTACTACTGAAGCCGCAACATCCGAGTCTACGACGGAGGATTCTACAACAGAAGAGGCTACCACTGAAGTTACAGTATCCGAGTCTACTACGGAGGATTCGATAACAGAGGAGTCCACCACTGAGGTGACAGTATCCGAGTCCACGACAGAAGATTTTACAACTGAAGAATCTACTACTGAAGCCGCAACATCCGAGTCAACGACGGAGGATTCGACAACAGAAGAGGCTACCACTGAAGTCGCAACATCCGAGTCTACGACGGAGGATTCTACAACAGAAGAGGCTACCACTGAAGTTACAGTATCCGAGTCTACTACGGAGGATTCTACAACTGAAGAATCTACTACTGAAGCCGCAACATCCGAGTCAACGACGGAGGATTCGACAACAGAAGAGGCTACCACTGAAGTTACAGTATCCGAGTCTACTACGGAGGATTCTACAACTGAAGAATCTACCACTGAGGTCGCAACATCCGAGTCTACGACGGAGGATTCGATAACAGAGGAGTCCACCACTGAGGTGACAGTATCCGAGTCCACGACAGAAGATTCTACAACTGAAGAATCTACCGCTGAAGTCGCAACATCCGAGTCTACTACGGAGGATTCTACAACAGCAGAATCTACCACTGAGGTCGTAACATCCGTGTCAACGACGGAAGATTCTACAACAGAAGAGTCTACCACTGAGGTCGCAACATCCGAGTCAACGACAAAAGAATCCACTACAGAAGAATCTTCCACTGAAGTTTCAGTAACTGACTCAACTACAGAAGATTCAACAACAGAAGAGTCTACCACTGAGGTCGCAACATCCGAGTCTACGACGGAAGATTCTACTACAGAAGAGTCCACCACTGAAGTGACAGTATCCACTGCATCTTCAACATCTGAAGTGCCTACATCCGAATCAACAACGGAAGCGTCAACTCAATCGATATCATTATCAACGATTGAAGTAACACCAGATGAAACGACTTCAAGTTCCTCCACAGAAACAACAACTGCTCTCCCAGTATCTTCAAGTACGGAGAGAACGCCAGTGTCGGGTGCCGAAATTGTTACCGGCATTTCAAAAGCGTTTGAAAAAGTGTCGAgcatttttgaaacattagCCAAAATATTTGCATCGGCCATTAAGAGCAACTAG